In one Dama dama isolate Ldn47 chromosome 5, ASM3311817v1, whole genome shotgun sequence genomic region, the following are encoded:
- the SELPLG gene encoding P-selectin glycoprotein ligand 1 gives MSLQLLLLVVLLGPDSSLQLRETSKNESVKAPDPPYPGGDGRDLEDYDQEYDYIAETDPPEMFDSGTEAPTFLPMVAALGQREPAEPTTPESFILEVSTRDSAVLSATGATTKNLSTELVTLVPLTRELVTEIPPKMKDLSTELAAVTEALFMGPIATEALSTDPVATKALYMEPMATEALSTDPVATEALSTGPAATEALSTHPAATEAMSMGPVATEALSTDPTATEALSTHPAATEAMSMGPVATEALSTEPAVTEALSMESKVIETLSTEPATTADPFREPTTMLALPTDPTTVQALPTRPATTRGLTTALPVASDTPKGTTVAAGDWFEAFTGNRGQSLFPWSSVAPAPPESLPDPGPVRQCLLAILILALLATIFLVCTVVLAIRLSRKNHLYPVRGYSPSEMVCISSLLPEGGEGPTPTPNGDLPKAKDQGRKAGPGGDREGDDLTLRSFLP, from the coding sequence ATGTCTCTGCAACTCCTGCTCCTGGTGGTCCTGCTGGGCCCTGACAGCAGCCTCCAGCTGCGGGAGACCAGCAAGAACGAATCCGTGAAGGCCCCAGACCCCCCATACCCAGGTGGTGACGGGAGAGACCTGGAAGACTATGATCAAGAATATGACTATATAGCAGAAACGGACCCTCCAGAGATGTTTGACAGTGGCACCGAGGCCCCCACGTTTCTGCCTATGGTGGCAGCGCTGGGGCAGAGAGAGCCTGCAGAGCCTACGACACCTGAGTCATTCATTCTGGAGGTGTCCACAAGGGACTCTGCTGTCCTGAGTGCCACAGGGGCAACCACCAAGAACCTGAGCACAGAACTGGTCACACTGGTCCCTCTGACCAGAGAACTGGTCACTGAAATCCCTCCCAAAATGAAGGATCTATCCACAGAGTTGGCTGCAGTCACAGAGGCCCTGTTCATGGGTCCCATAGCCACAGAGGCACTGTCCACGGATCCCGTGGCCACAAAGGCCCTGTACATGGAACCCATGGCCACAGAGGCCCTGTCCACGGACCCTGTGGCCACAGAGGCCCTGTCCACGGGTCCCGCGGCCACAGAGGCCCTGTCCACGCACCCTGCGGCCACAGAGGCCATGTCCATGGGTCCTGTGGCCACAGAGGCCCTGTCCACGGATCCCACAGCCACAGAGGCCCTGTCCACGCACCCTGCGGCCACAGAGGCCATGTCCATGGGTCCTGTGGCCACAGAGGCCCTGTCCACGGAACCTGCAGTCACAGAggccctgtccatggaatccaaAGTCATAGAGACTCTGTCCACGGAACCGGCCACCACAGCAGACCCTTTCAGGGAGCCCACTACCATGCTAGCCCTGCCCACAGATCCAACCACTGTGCAGGCCCTGCCCACGAGACCTGCTACCACAAGGGGCCTAACCACAGCCCTTCCTGTGGCCTCTGATACTCCCAAGGGCACCACTGTGGCAGCTGGCGACTGGTTTGAGGCCTTCACTGGGAACAGAGGTCAGAGCCTTTTCCCCTGGAGCTCTGTGGCCCCGGCCCCCCCAGAGAGCCTGCCAGATCCGGGCCCCGTGAGGCAGTGTCTGCTGGCCATCCTCATCCTGGCCCTGCTGGCCACCATCTTCCTCGTGTGCACCGTGGTGCTGGCCATCCGCCTCTCCCGCAAGAACCACCTGTACCCCGTACGCGGTTACTCCCCCAGCGAGATGGTCTGCATCTCGTCTCTGCTGCCCGAGGGGGGCGAGGGGCCCACTCCCACGCCCAACGGGGACCTGCCCAAGGCCAAGGACCAGGGCCGGAAGGCGGGGCCGGGGGGCGACCGCGAAGGGGATGACCTCACCCTGCGCAGCTTCCTCCCTTAG
- the TMEM119 gene encoding transmembrane protein 119 — protein sequence MVSAAAPSLTVSLLLLLRVLPTASYPVSLQAGFLEDTGGSGEAEGSSASSPSLLPPQTPALSPTSVGPEPTPLAGPKPPTNFLDGIVDFFRQYVMLIAVVGSLVFLLMFIVCAAVITRQKHKASAYYPSSFPKKKYVDQSDRAGGPRAFSEVPDRAPDGRPEETLDSSQQLQAHILAATQNLKSPSRAAPSSGDLAQAPEGRSEEEEKGPREADLEAQGRALPAEKPEVPPLPEEPGSVEADAAAGAAAAPEGQGEPDGAPSLSQEAGGPAGPPENPCACGSVPPSI from the coding sequence ATGGTTTCCGCAGCGGCGCCAAGCCTCACcgtgtctctgctgctgctgctgcgggtCCTACCCACGGCGTCCTACCCCGTGTCCCTGCAGGCCGGCTTCCTGGAGGACACGGGGGGCAGCGGGGAGGCCGAGGGCTCGTCGGCCTCCTCCCCGAGCCTCTTGCCGCCCCAGACCCCGGCCCTCAGCCCTACGTCGGTGGGGCCCGAGCCCACACCCCTGGCTGGCCCTAAGCCCCCCACCAACTTCCTGGACGGCATCGTGGATTTCTTCCGCCAGTACGTGATGCTCATCGCCGTGGTGGGCTCCCTGGTTTTCCTGCTGATGTTCATCGTCTGTGCGGCTGTCATCACCCGCCAGAAGCACAAGGCCTCTGCTTACTACCCTTCGTCCTTCCCCAAGAAGAAGTACGTGGACCAGAGCGACCGCGCGGGGGGCCCCCGGGCCTTCAGCGAGGTTCCCGACCGGGCTCCCGATGGCCGGCCCGAGGAGACCCTGGATTCCTCCCAGCAGCTCCAGGCTCACATCCTTGCCGCCACCCAGAACCTCAAGTCTCCCTCCAGGGCCGCCCCGAGCAGCGGAGACCTAGCCCAGGCGCCGGAGGGCAGGtcggaggaagaggagaaaggcccCCGGGAGGCGGACCTGGAAGCCCAGGGACGTGCGCTTCCGGCGGAGAAACCCGAGGTGCCTCCGCTGCCAGAGGAGCCCGGCTCAGTGGAGGCGGACGCAGCTGCAGGCGCAGCGGCAGCCCCTGAAGGTCAAGGAGAGCCAGACGGGGCTCCCTCACTCTCCCAGGAAGCCGGAGGCCCAGCTGGTCCCCCCGAAAACCCCTGTGCTTGCGGCAGTGTCCCCCCCAGCATCTAA